A window from Agelaius phoeniceus isolate bAgePho1 chromosome 13, bAgePho1.hap1, whole genome shotgun sequence encodes these proteins:
- the HEXA gene encoding beta-hexosaminidase subunit alpha yields the protein MAAARALQLSLLRLLLLPPLLLPGPAGAVWPQPQAQSFPPGGGRCPVLARGFRFAVADGSAVGPGCAVLDAAFQRYWPLLFGRPTENEPSWETPCTKLLVYVSTPGCDGFPSLDSNESYKLSVSKGSMLLSAETIWGALRGLETFSQLVGRDENGTYYINETEIVDFPRFPHRGLLLDTSRHYLPLKAILETLDVMAYNKFNVFHWHIVDDPSFPYESSTFPELSKQGAFNAMTHVYTASDVRSVIEYARLRGIRVIAEFDTPGHTLSWGPGAPGLLTPCYRGKAPSGVYGPINPIVNSTYQFVTRLFQEVSTVFPDFFLHLGGDEVDFTCWKSNPEIRAFMVEMGLGQDYKKLESFYIQRLLDIVSSLGKGYIVWQEVFDNDVKLRPDTIIHVWKENNLQYLNEMANVTRSGYRALLSAPWYLNRISYGQDWIEAYKVEPLMFEGSPEQKALVIGGEACMWGEYVDVTNLTPRLWPRAGAVAERLWSNETVGNVQDAYARLAEFRCTLLGRGVQAQPLYVGYCEHEFGGV from the exons AtggcggcggcgcgggcgctgcaGCTGTCGCTGCtccggctgctgctgctcccgcccctgctgctgccgggCCCGGCGGGGGCTGTGTGGCCGCAGCCCCAGGCCCAGAGCTTCCCGCCCGGCGGcggccgctgcccggtgctcgCCCGCGGGTTCCGCTTCGCCGTGGCGGACGGCTCGGCCGTGGGGCCGGGCTGCGCCGTGCTGGACGCCGCCTTCCAGCGGTACTGGCCGCTGCTCTTCGGCCGTCCCACCG AGAATGAGCCATCCTGGGAAACACCCTGCACCAAGCTTCTCGTCTATGTTTCCACTCCAGGCTGCGATGGGTTTCCCAGCCTGGACTCCAATGAAAGCT ATAAGCTGTCTGTCTCCAAAGGCTCCatgctgctctcagcagagaCCATCTGGGGAGCTCTCCGAG GCCTGGAAACATTCAGCCAGCTTGTTGGGCGAGATGAGAATGGCACG TACTACATCAATGAGACAGAAATCGTGGACTTTCCCCGCTTCCCTCACCGGGGACTGTTGCTGGACACCTCTCGACACTACCTGCCTCTGAAAGCTATCCTGGAAACTCTG GACGTCATGGCTTACAACAAGTTCAATGTCTTTCACTGGCACATTGTGGATGACCCATCTTTCCCCTATGAGAGTTCCACAttcccagagctcagcaagCAG GGAGCCTTCAATGCCATGACCCACGTGTACACAGCCAGTGACGTGCGCAGCGTGATCGAGTACGCCCGGCTGCGCGGCATCAGAGTCATCGCCGAGTTCGACACCCCCGGCCACACCCTCTCCTGGGGGCCAG GTGCTCCAGGCCTCCTGACTCCCTGCTATAGGGGCAAGGCTCCTTCTGGAGTCTATGGGCCCATCAACCCCATTGTTAACAGCACCTACCAGTTTGTGACCAGGTTGTTCCAAGAGGTCAGCACTGTGTTCCCAGACTTCTTTCTCCACCTTGGTGGTGATGAGGTAGATTTCACGTGCTG GAAGTCCAATCCAGAAATCCGTGCTTTCATGGTTGAGATGGGCCTTGGTCAAGATTACAAAAAATTAGAGTCTTTCTACATCCAGAG GCTTCTGGACATCGTCTCTTCCCTTGGCAAAGGTTATATTGTGTGGCAGGAGGTGTTTGACAACGACGTGAAG CTGAGGCCTGACACCATCATCCACGTGTGGAAGGAGAACAACCTGCAGTACCTGAACGAGATGGCCAATGTCACCAGGTCTGGCTacagggctctgctctctgcaccCTGGTACCTCAACCGCATCTCCTACGGGCAGGACTGGATAGAAGCCTATAAGGTGGAGCCCTTGATGTTTGAAG gcagccctgagcagaaGGCCCTGGTGATCGGTGGTGAGGCCTGCATGTGGGGTGAATATGTGGATGTCACCAACCTGACCCCCAGGCTCTG GCCAAGAGCTGGGGCCGTAGCTGAAAGACTCTGGAGCAATGAGACTGTTGGGAACGTGCAGGACGCATACGCCCGGCTGGCAGAGTTCCGCTGCACGCTGCTGGG GCGTGGTGTCCAGGCACAGCCTCTCTACGTCGGATACTGTGAGCATGAATTTGGCGGGGTTTGA